The following coding sequences are from one Paracoccus alcaliphilus window:
- a CDS encoding SPFH domain-containing protein, with the protein MDDLTYAVTDLLGRNLALIVLAVVIFFAVSSAVRIVPQSEKFVVERFGRLRAVLGPGINFIVPFLDRVAHRISVLERQLPTNSQDAITADNVLVEVETSVFYRIIEPEKTVYRIRDVDAAIATTVAGIVRSEIGTMELDQVQSNRAPLIGRIRESLANVVDDWGIEVTRAEILDVNLDDATRAAMLQQLNAERARRAQVTEAEGKRRAVELAADGDLYAAEQQAKARRVLAEAEAFATTTIAEAIAKNGLEAAQYQVALKQVEALSQVAQGDGKQTVILPAAALDAFTDAFGLMKGRG; encoded by the coding sequence ATGGATGACCTGACTTATGCGGTGACCGATCTTCTGGGCAGGAACCTTGCGCTGATCGTTCTGGCGGTGGTGATCTTTTTCGCGGTCAGTTCCGCCGTCCGCATCGTGCCTCAGTCAGAGAAATTCGTGGTCGAACGGTTCGGCCGCCTGCGCGCCGTCCTTGGGCCGGGGATCAATTTCATCGTCCCGTTCCTTGACCGCGTGGCGCATCGGATCTCGGTTCTGGAACGGCAATTGCCCACCAACAGCCAGGATGCCATCACCGCCGACAACGTGCTGGTCGAGGTCGAAACCAGTGTTTTTTATCGTATCATCGAGCCGGAAAAGACCGTCTATCGCATTCGCGATGTCGATGCCGCCATCGCCACCACCGTCGCCGGGATCGTGCGCTCGGAAATCGGCACGATGGAGCTGGATCAGGTTCAGTCGAACCGCGCCCCGCTGATCGGCCGGATCCGCGAATCGCTGGCCAATGTGGTCGATGACTGGGGGATCGAGGTGACGCGGGCCGAGATTCTGGACGTGAATCTGGATGACGCCACCCGCGCCGCGATGCTGCAACAGCTGAATGCCGAGCGCGCCCGCCGCGCGCAGGTGACCGAGGCCGAGGGCAAGCGCCGCGCCGTCGAACTGGCCGCCGATGGTGATCTCTATGCCGCCGAGCAACAGGCCAAGGCCCGGCGGGTTCTGGCCGAGGCCGAGGCTTTCGCGACCACCACAATCGCCGAGGCCATCGCCAAGAACGGGCTGGAGGCCGCGCAATATCAGGTGGCGCTGAAACAGGTCGAGGCGCTGTCGCAGGTGGCACAAGGCGACGGCAAGCAGACGGTGATCCTGCCGGCTGCGGCGCTGGACGCCTTCACCGACGCCTTCGGGCTGATGAAAGGGCGGGGCTGA
- a CDS encoding NUDIX hydrolase yields the protein MPQRPFHGAKLLLMNHGRMLTLLRDDLAHIPFPAHWDLPGGGREGDELPVTCALRELSEELGLHFPSTRVQGRAFPSHQDPGMVSWLFTGMISKAEIARIRLGDEGQEWRMMAVADYLCHPRAIPHFQGWIRALL from the coding sequence ATGCCCCAGCGGCCATTTCACGGCGCGAAGCTGCTGCTGATGAATCACGGGCGGATGCTGACGCTGTTGCGGGACGATCTGGCACATATCCCCTTTCCCGCCCATTGGGACCTGCCCGGTGGCGGGCGCGAGGGGGATGAGCTGCCCGTGACCTGCGCCCTGCGCGAACTGTCCGAGGAACTGGGCCTGCATTTTCCATCGACGCGCGTGCAGGGCAGGGCGTTCCCCTCGCATCAAGACCCCGGCATGGTCTCATGGCTGTTCACCGGCATGATTTCAAAGGCCGAAATCGCGCGGATCAGGCTGGGCGACGAAGGGCAGGAATGGCGGATGATGGCGGTTGCGGACTATCTGTGCCACCCGCGCGCCATCCCGCATTTTCAGGGATGGATCCGGGCGCTCCTGTGA
- the pnp gene encoding polyribonucleotide nucleotidyltransferase: MFDEVKKSIQWGQETLTLETGKVARQADGSVVATLGETSVMANVTFAKEPKPGQDFFPLTVHYQEKYYAAGKVPGGFFKREARPTEKETLTARLIDRPCRPLFAPGFKHEVLVMCTVLSHDLVNDPDIVAMIAASAALTISGVPFMGPIGAARVGFAHGQYVLNPEIADMDQLRGNPEQRLDLVVAGTKDAVMMVESEAYELTEEEMLGAVKFGHEQMQPVIDLIIDLAEAAAKEPFNFQSPDYSALYARVKSLGEADMRAAYAIRDKGERRDAIDVAKAKVIEGLTEEELADANLGSALKKLESGILRGDIINGGARIDGRDNKTVRAIDSEVGILPRTHGSSLFTRGETQALVVTTLGTGDDEQIIDALHGNFRSNFLLHYNFPPYSVGEVGRVGSPGRREIGHGKLAWRALQAVLPAATDFPYTIRVVSEITESNGSSSMASVCGGSLSMMDAGVPLKAPVAGVAMGLILEDDGRYAVLTDILGDEDHLGDMDFKVAGTAEGITSLQMDIKVAGITPEIMEQALAQAKDGRMHILSEMSHALTEGRREFSAHAPRIETMQIPTDKIREVIGSGGKVIREIVETSGAKVDISDDGTIKIASANADSINKAYDMIYSIVAEPEEGKVYTGKVVKLVDFGAFVNFFGKRDGLVHVSQIANKRLGHPNELLKEGQEVKVKLLGFDDRGKVRLGMKMVDQETGEEITEKKEESAEG, from the coding sequence ATGTTTGATGAAGTGAAGAAATCCATCCAGTGGGGTCAGGAAACCCTGACGCTGGAAACGGGCAAGGTTGCCCGTCAGGCCGACGGCTCGGTTGTTGCCACTTTGGGCGAAACCAGCGTCATGGCCAACGTGACCTTCGCCAAGGAACCCAAGCCCGGTCAGGACTTTTTCCCGCTGACCGTGCATTATCAGGAAAAATACTATGCTGCGGGCAAGGTGCCCGGCGGCTTTTTCAAGCGCGAGGCGCGCCCGACCGAAAAAGAGACGCTGACCGCGCGTCTGATCGACCGTCCCTGCCGCCCGCTGTTCGCCCCCGGCTTCAAGCATGAAGTGCTGGTGATGTGCACCGTTCTGAGCCACGATCTGGTCAACGATCCCGATATCGTCGCCATGATCGCCGCTTCGGCTGCGCTGACCATTTCGGGCGTGCCCTTCATGGGCCCGATCGGCGCCGCGCGGGTCGGTTTCGCGCATGGCCAATATGTGCTGAACCCCGAAATCGCGGATATGGATCAGCTGCGGGGCAACCCCGAGCAGCGTCTGGATCTGGTCGTCGCCGGCACCAAGGACGCCGTGATGATGGTCGAATCGGAAGCCTATGAGCTGACCGAGGAAGAGATGCTGGGCGCGGTGAAATTCGGCCACGAGCAGATGCAGCCGGTCATCGACCTGATCATCGACCTGGCCGAAGCCGCCGCGAAAGAGCCGTTCAACTTCCAGTCGCCCGATTACAGCGCGCTTTATGCCCGCGTGAAATCGCTGGGTGAGGCCGATATGCGCGCCGCCTATGCCATCCGCGACAAGGGTGAGCGTCGCGATGCCATCGACGTCGCCAAGGCGAAGGTCATCGAAGGTCTGACCGAAGAGGAACTGGCCGACGCGAATCTGGGCTCGGCGCTGAAAAAGCTGGAATCGGGCATCCTGCGCGGTGACATCATCAATGGCGGTGCCCGCATCGACGGTCGCGACAACAAGACCGTCCGCGCCATCGACAGCGAAGTCGGCATCCTGCCGCGCACCCACGGCTCGTCGCTGTTCACCCGTGGCGAGACTCAGGCGCTGGTCGTGACCACGCTGGGCACCGGCGATGACGAACAGATCATCGACGCGCTGCACGGCAATTTCCGGTCGAACTTCCTGCTGCACTACAACTTCCCCCCCTATTCGGTGGGCGAGGTCGGTCGTGTCGGCAGCCCCGGCCGTCGCGAAATCGGCCATGGCAAGCTGGCATGGCGTGCGTTGCAGGCGGTGCTGCCCGCCGCGACAGATTTCCCCTATACCATCCGCGTCGTGTCCGAGATCACCGAATCGAACGGCTCAAGCTCGATGGCCTCGGTCTGCGGCGGTTCGCTGTCGATGATGGATGCGGGCGTGCCGCTGAAGGCGCCGGTTGCCGGTGTCGCGATGGGTCTGATCCTGGAAGACGACGGCCGCTATGCGGTGCTGACCGACATTCTGGGTGACGAGGATCACCTGGGCGACATGGACTTCAAGGTGGCCGGAACCGCCGAGGGGATCACCTCGCTGCAGATGGACATCAAGGTCGCGGGCATCACGCCCGAGATCATGGAGCAGGCGCTGGCGCAGGCCAAGGACGGCCGGATGCATATCCTGTCCGAGATGTCGCATGCCCTGACCGAAGGCCGCCGCGAGTTTTCCGCCCATGCCCCGCGCATCGAAACGATGCAGATCCCGACCGACAAGATCCGCGAAGTGATCGGCTCGGGCGGCAAGGTGATCCGCGAGATCGTGGAGACCTCGGGCGCGAAGGTCGATATCAGCGACGACGGCACCATCAAGATCGCCTCGGCCAATGCCGATTCGATCAACAAGGCCTATGACATGATATATTCGATCGTGGCCGAGCCGGAAGAGGGCAAGGTCTATACCGGCAAGGTCGTCAAGCTGGTCGATTTCGGCGCCTTCGTGAACTTCTTCGGCAAGCGCGACGGGCTGGTCCATGTGTCCCAGATCGCCAACAAGCGTCTGGGCCATCCGAACGAGCTGCTGAAGGAAGGCCAGGAGGTGAAGGTCAAGCTGCTGGGCTTCGACGACCGTGGCAAGGTGCGCCTTGGCATGAAGATGGTCGATCAGGAGACCGGCGAGGAAATCACCGAGAAGAAAGAGGAATCGGCCGAAGGCTGA
- a CDS encoding glycosyltransferase family 25 protein, producing the protein MKLPVYLINLDGSDERLQEASAQLEAAGIGFQRVPAFDGRKLRIEEFPDYDAKGARSYMGRPLRGGEIGCYLSHLECACRFLESDAPVCLVLEDDMKLQEGFAGGVETVIDWFARSGEDWDIVNIGANRHKIYSPMFGFDAGGRHYELTHAHYFPMTTTGLIWSRTGADAFLREHHRIFAPVDNYMRHWQTRRNRGWAVWPALVTTTGVDSVITPATGPRRQVGDRHPLYGLIKQRRLMLDKLIAWYHKRRRAARKPS; encoded by the coding sequence ATGAAACTTCCCGTCTATCTGATCAACCTCGACGGTTCGGACGAGCGGTTGCAGGAAGCCAGCGCCCAGCTTGAGGCGGCGGGCATCGGGTTTCAGCGCGTTCCCGCCTTCGACGGGCGCAAGCTGCGGATCGAGGAGTTTCCCGATTACGACGCCAAGGGCGCGCGGTCCTATATGGGGCGTCCGCTGCGGGGTGGTGAAATCGGTTGCTATCTCAGCCATCTGGAGTGCGCATGCCGGTTTCTGGAAAGCGACGCGCCGGTCTGCCTCGTTCTGGAAGACGACATGAAGCTGCAGGAAGGTTTCGCCGGGGGGGTCGAGACCGTGATCGACTGGTTCGCCCGCAGCGGCGAGGATTGGGATATCGTCAATATCGGCGCGAACCGCCACAAGATCTATTCGCCGATGTTCGGCTTCGACGCCGGGGGGCGGCATTACGAACTGACCCACGCCCATTACTTCCCCATGACCACGACCGGGCTGATCTGGTCGCGGACGGGGGCAGACGCGTTTCTGCGCGAACACCACCGCATTTTCGCGCCCGTGGACAATTATATGCGCCATTGGCAGACGCGGCGAAACCGGGGCTGGGCGGTCTGGCCCGCGCTGGTCACGACCACCGGGGTGGACAGCGTGATTACCCCGGCCACGGGGCCGAGGCGGCAGGTCGGCGACAGGCATCCGCTCTATGGGTTGATAAAGCAGCGCCGCCTGATGCTGGACAAGCTGATTGCGTGGTATCACAAGCGCCGCCGGGCAGCGCGAAAGCCGTCATGA
- a CDS encoding acyltransferase family protein — protein MFQNIQILRAVAAVMVVIFHVVLWLPRDAASESMLFRLFSEWGKSGVDLFFVISGFVIMLSQARQPRPFGAFMRNRVLRIVPLYWLVTALFLLLAALRQIVHAEAMPQPGHAALSLAMISWLAAAEMPVVFVGWTLEYEMLFYLLFAGVCLRVPLRHVVWVLGGLLAMAVWLGLVEQMVLEFVLGMLIAQARLLFYRIPAPWLLFAAGCALFMLPAFQSVTGPRLLHLGLPAAMIVAGLAFMSQWRSRVGSYLGAASYSIYLGQALAIPIMQRVVLVVLPDAPFDLQAGLITLLAVLAGCALYSLIERPLSVWLKGPARQAATVGRVQR, from the coding sequence ATGTTTCAGAATATCCAGATCCTGCGGGCCGTGGCGGCGGTGATGGTGGTGATCTTTCATGTCGTGCTGTGGTTGCCGCGCGATGCCGCGTCAGAGTCGATGCTGTTCAGGCTTTTTTCCGAATGGGGAAAAAGCGGCGTGGATCTGTTCTTCGTGATATCGGGCTTTGTCATCATGCTGTCGCAGGCGCGCCAGCCGCGTCCCTTCGGCGCCTTCATGCGCAATCGGGTGCTGCGGATCGTGCCGCTCTATTGGCTGGTGACGGCGCTGTTTCTGCTGCTGGCGGCACTGCGCCAGATTGTCCATGCCGAGGCGATGCCGCAGCCGGGTCATGCGGCGCTGTCCTTGGCGATGATCAGCTGGCTGGCCGCGGCCGAGATGCCGGTGGTTTTCGTCGGCTGGACGCTGGAATACGAGATGCTGTTCTATCTGCTGTTCGCGGGGGTCTGCCTGCGGGTGCCGCTGCGGCATGTGGTCTGGGTGCTGGGTGGCCTGCTGGCGATGGCCGTCTGGCTGGGGCTGGTCGAGCAGATGGTGCTGGAATTCGTGCTGGGTATGCTGATCGCGCAGGCGCGGCTGCTGTTTTACCGTATTCCTGCGCCCTGGCTGCTGTTCGCGGCGGGCTGCGCGCTGTTCATGCTGCCCGCCTTTCAGTCCGTCACAGGGCCGCGTCTGCTGCATCTGGGTCTGCCCGCTGCGATGATCGTGGCCGGGCTGGCCTTCATGTCGCAATGGCGCAGCCGTGTCGGGTCATATCTGGGTGCGGCGTCCTATTCGATTTATCTGGGGCAGGCGCTGGCGATTCCGATCATGCAGCGGGTGGTGCTGGTGGTCCTGCCCGATGCGCCGTTCGATCTGCAGGCGGGGCTGATCACGTTGCTGGCGGTGCTGGCGGGATGCGCGCTGTATTCGCTGATCGAGCGGCCATTGAGCGTCTGGCTGAAAGGTCCTGCCCGGCAAGCGGCCACGGTCGGACGCGTGCAGCGATGA
- a CDS encoding redoxin domain-containing protein → MSLRINDNAPDFTANSTEGEIRFHEWLGDSYAVIFSHPRDFTPVCTTEFGAVAQLVPEFEKRGTKVVGVSVDSVDDHQKWKRDIEAVAGTPANFAMIDDSDLIVAKAYDMLPADYYLPTEGRTPAHTATVRSVFIIGPDKKVRLTMTYPMSVGRNFAEILRALDAVQKTDGVPLATPVNWTPGEDVIVALALDDKAAEEKYGPLNIKLPYLRYAKDPA, encoded by the coding sequence ATGTCCCTGCGTATCAATGACAACGCCCCGGATTTCACCGCCAATTCCACCGAGGGAGAGATCCGCTTTCACGAGTGGCTGGGCGACAGCTATGCCGTGATCTTCAGCCATCCCCGCGATTTCACCCCGGTCTGCACCACGGAATTCGGCGCCGTCGCGCAGCTGGTCCCGGAGTTCGAAAAGCGCGGCACCAAGGTTGTTGGCGTGTCGGTCGATTCGGTGGACGATCACCAGAAATGGAAGCGCGACATCGAAGCCGTCGCCGGCACGCCCGCGAATTTCGCCATGATCGACGACAGCGACCTGATCGTGGCCAAGGCCTATGACATGCTGCCCGCCGACTATTATCTGCCGACCGAGGGCCGCACGCCCGCCCATACGGCCACGGTGCGCAGCGTCTTCATCATCGGGCCGGACAAAAAGGTGCGCCTGACGATGACCTATCCGATGTCGGTCGGTCGCAACTTTGCGGAAATCCTGCGCGCCCTCGACGCGGTGCAGAAAACCGATGGCGTGCCGCTGGCGACGCCGGTGAACTGGACGCCCGGAGAGGATGTGATCGTCGCATTGGCACTGGATGACAAGGCGGCCGAGGAAAAATACGGCCCCCTGAACATCAAGCTGCCCTATCTGCGTTACGCCAAGGATCCGGCCTGA
- a CDS encoding aldehyde dehydrogenase family protein, with translation MLDKRKFYIDGAWVDPIKPHDLEVIDPSTEEPVAVISLGDQADTDAAVAAAKAAFPAWSATPAAERLAYAEKILEIYKRRAPDMGAAISAEMGAPQDLALGDQTGAGVYHISNFITAFRDFEFIRPLGDHAPSTMIAWEPVGVVGLITPWNWPMNQVTLKVIPAILAGNTCVLKPSEIAPLSSIVWTEIMDEAGLPKGVYNMVNGDGAGVGTQLSVHPDVDMISFTGSTRAGTAITKAAADTQKKVVLELGGKGANLVFADADDQAVIRGARHCFNNSGQSCNAPTRMLVERSVYDRAVETAAKVADETAVATAHQPGRHIGPVVSKQQWDKIQDLIQQGIDEGARLVAGGTGLPEGVNRGYFVRPTVFADVNNDMTIARQEIFGPVLSIIPFDTEEEAVEIANDTVYGLTNYVQSQDGARRNRLARQLRAGMIEMNGESRGAGSAFGGVKASGRAREGGLWGIEEFMDSKFISGWDRNA, from the coding sequence CTGCTGGACAAGCGCAAATTCTATATCGACGGTGCATGGGTGGACCCGATCAAGCCCCATGACCTGGAGGTGATCGACCCCTCGACCGAGGAACCGGTGGCCGTGATCAGTCTGGGCGATCAGGCCGATACCGATGCCGCCGTCGCGGCGGCCAAGGCGGCATTTCCGGCATGGTCGGCAACCCCGGCTGCCGAGCGGCTGGCCTATGCTGAGAAGATCCTGGAAATCTACAAGCGCCGGGCGCCGGACATGGGGGCGGCAATCAGCGCCGAGATGGGGGCGCCACAGGATCTTGCGCTTGGCGATCAGACCGGTGCCGGCGTCTATCACATCAGCAATTTCATCACGGCCTTCCGCGATTTCGAATTCATCCGCCCGCTTGGCGATCATGCGCCCTCGACCATGATCGCGTGGGAACCCGTGGGTGTCGTCGGCCTGATCACGCCGTGGAACTGGCCGATGAATCAGGTGACGCTGAAGGTCATTCCGGCGATCCTTGCGGGCAATACCTGTGTGTTGAAGCCGTCCGAGATCGCGCCACTGTCGTCGATCGTGTGGACCGAGATCATGGATGAGGCCGGGCTGCCCAAGGGCGTCTATAACATGGTCAATGGCGACGGTGCGGGCGTCGGCACGCAGCTGTCGGTCCATCCCGACGTGGACATGATCAGTTTTACTGGCTCGACCCGAGCTGGCACGGCGATTACCAAGGCAGCCGCCGATACGCAGAAGAAGGTCGTGCTGGAACTGGGCGGCAAGGGGGCCAATCTGGTCTTTGCCGATGCCGACGATCAGGCGGTGATCCGGGGTGCGCGGCATTGCTTCAACAACAGCGGCCAGTCCTGCAACGCGCCCACCCGGATGCTGGTCGAGCGTTCGGTCTATGACCGCGCGGTCGAGACGGCGGCGAAGGTCGCGGATGAAACGGCTGTCGCCACCGCGCATCAGCCGGGCAGGCATATCGGGCCGGTCGTGTCGAAACAGCAATGGGACAAGATCCAGGACCTGATCCAGCAGGGTATCGACGAGGGCGCGCGTCTGGTCGCCGGAGGCACCGGCCTGCCCGAGGGCGTCAATCGCGGCTATTTCGTGCGCCCGACGGTCTTTGCCGATGTGAACAACGACATGACCATCGCCCGGCAAGAGATCTTCGGCCCGGTCCTGTCGATCATCCCCTTCGACACCGAGGAAGAGGCGGTCGAAATCGCCAATGACACGGTTTACGGCCTGACCAACTATGTCCAGTCTCAGGATGGCGCGCGCCGCAACCGTCTGGCGCGGCAATTGCGCGCCGGGATGATCGAGATGAATGGCGAATCCCGCGGGGCAGGGTCGGCCTTTGGCGGCGTCAAGGCCTCGGGTCGGGCGCGTGAAGGCGGGCTGTGGGGGATCGAGGAATTCATGGATTCCAAGTTCATCT